In Alteromonas mediterranea DE, a single genomic region encodes these proteins:
- the pstA gene encoding phosphate ABC transporter permease PstA, with translation MVNRDIFGLNAVQRQSLVISLTAFFTSLLLIALVSVLILISFRGTAYFWPEPIYKVTGTLPDGSRFSVLANIFEDASEEDITLKYSDVNHPFGFQKQFDREQLLSANLALDSAEIKLLDGRRVMAIPEHIVVPSKPPQPLDNIGAVLQDVALITAQIEDLNTEHLAPIHEALSQFDKRDVVEDAPAREKLVAAFNEYQKRVEALESTRAQYRLLVSFADGSPFIIPISSIQDVDFVSRLTTFEKWQVVFSEISVFLSDSPKQANTSGGVFPALFGTILMVFLMTIIVTPFGVLAAIYLSEYAPNTALTTIIRVSVSNMAGVPSIVYGVFGLGFFVYTLGGSIDELLFSDTLPAPTMGSPGVFWAALTMAVLTLPVVIVATEEGLRRVPDGLKAGSYALGATKIETILRTVLPIASPGIMTGVILAIARAAGEVAPLMLVGAVKFAPTLPIDGEFPYLHLDRQFMHLGVLIYDGAFHSQTDGKSASMMFAACLLLLIVVFVLNILAVLLRARLRKRYLKG, from the coding sequence ATGGTTAACCGAGACATATTCGGGCTTAATGCGGTTCAGCGCCAGTCGTTGGTGATTAGCTTAACGGCTTTTTTCACTAGCTTGCTGCTCATTGCGCTAGTTAGCGTACTAATACTAATTAGCTTTCGCGGTACCGCTTATTTTTGGCCTGAACCTATTTATAAGGTAACTGGCACGCTACCAGATGGCTCTCGCTTCTCTGTACTTGCGAACATCTTTGAGGATGCGTCAGAAGAAGACATCACCCTCAAATATTCAGATGTGAATCACCCCTTTGGCTTTCAAAAACAATTTGACCGTGAACAATTGCTCAGTGCTAACCTCGCCTTGGACAGTGCAGAGATTAAACTGTTGGATGGCAGGCGGGTAATGGCTATTCCAGAGCACATCGTTGTTCCATCAAAACCGCCACAGCCTCTAGATAACATTGGTGCAGTATTACAAGATGTTGCCTTGATTACGGCACAAATTGAAGACCTAAACACCGAGCATCTTGCGCCTATTCATGAGGCCTTGTCTCAATTTGATAAAAGAGATGTGGTGGAAGATGCGCCGGCTAGAGAAAAGCTGGTTGCTGCTTTTAACGAGTATCAAAAGCGTGTTGAGGCTTTAGAGAGCACGCGTGCCCAGTATAGGTTGCTTGTTAGTTTCGCTGACGGTTCGCCTTTCATTATTCCCATTTCAAGTATTCAGGATGTAGACTTTGTAAGCCGTCTAACTACGTTTGAAAAGTGGCAGGTGGTGTTTTCTGAAATTAGTGTTTTTCTTTCTGACTCCCCTAAGCAAGCGAACACATCAGGGGGCGTTTTCCCCGCGCTATTTGGCACAATACTGATGGTATTTTTAATGACCATTATAGTGACACCTTTTGGGGTGCTAGCCGCCATATATTTAAGCGAGTATGCGCCGAACACCGCGTTAACAACCATTATTCGCGTTAGCGTGAGTAACATGGCAGGCGTACCGTCCATTGTTTACGGTGTATTTGGGCTTGGCTTTTTCGTATACACCTTAGGTGGCAGCATTGATGAGTTGTTGTTTAGCGATACGCTGCCTGCGCCAACGATGGGGAGTCCAGGCGTATTCTGGGCAGCCCTAACGATGGCAGTTTTAACACTTCCCGTGGTTATAGTGGCAACCGAAGAAGGCCTGCGTCGTGTACCTGATGGGTTAAAAGCCGGCAGTTATGCCTTAGGCGCCACTAAAATTGAAACCATATTACGTACGGTTTTGCCTATCGCTTCACCAGGGATCATGACTGGCGTCATTTTAGCGATCGCCAGAGCGGCAGGTGAAGTGGCCCCTCTTATGCTTGTGGGCGCTGTTAAGTTTGCGCCAACTCTGCCCATAGACGGCGAGTTTCCTTATCTACACCTAGATAGACAGTTTATGCATTTAGGCGTGCTTATTTACGACGGTGCTTTTCATAGCCAAACTGATGGGAAAAGTGCCAGTATGATGTTTGCGGCCTGTTTATTATTGTTAATCGTGGTTTTCGTACTCAATATTTTGGCCGTTTTGCTTAGGGCGCGTTTGCGTAAGCGCTATCTCAAAGGTTAA
- the pstB gene encoding phosphate ABC transporter ATP-binding protein PstB — protein sequence MLKLFEHNTLNVKDISEEQTAVEVKNLNLWFGSKHVLNDISMRIPKNKITALIGQSGCGKSTLISCFNRLNDLYDGCKYNGEIIIDGRNINSRKVNVSRLRTNVGMVFQRPNPFPMSIYENVCYGLRLQGVKVRRHLDDAVEGALKQAALWDEVKDRLFESAQVLSGGQQQRLVIARALALKPDILLLDEPTSALDPLTTLFIEELMDVLKKQCTIVIVTHNMQQAARVSDYTAFFHQGRLIEYADSDTLFTMPEKKQTEDYITGRYG from the coding sequence ATGTTGAAGTTGTTTGAACACAATACGCTAAACGTTAAAGACATTAGTGAAGAGCAAACTGCCGTTGAGGTTAAAAATCTCAACTTATGGTTTGGTAGTAAGCATGTTTTAAACGACATCAGCATGCGTATTCCTAAAAATAAGATCACGGCCTTAATAGGTCAAAGTGGGTGTGGTAAATCTACCCTTATAAGCTGTTTTAATCGACTTAATGACTTGTATGACGGCTGTAAATACAACGGTGAAATCATTATTGACGGACGTAACATCAATAGCCGTAAAGTCAATGTGTCGCGGCTGAGAACCAACGTTGGTATGGTGTTTCAGCGTCCCAATCCGTTTCCTATGAGCATTTATGAAAACGTGTGTTACGGGCTTAGACTTCAGGGTGTGAAGGTACGAAGGCATCTAGATGATGCGGTGGAAGGCGCACTTAAACAAGCGGCGCTGTGGGACGAGGTAAAAGATCGTCTTTTCGAATCGGCTCAAGTGTTATCCGGTGGTCAGCAGCAGCGTTTGGTTATAGCGAGAGCGTTGGCATTAAAGCCGGATATTTTGCTACTTGATGAGCCTACATCGGCACTTGATCCGCTGACTACACTGTTTATAGAGGAACTTATGGACGTGCTGAAAAAGCAGTGCACCATTGTTATTGTTACTCATAATATGCAGCAAGCGGCACGTGTAAGTGACTATACCGCCTTTTTCCATCAGGGCCGGCTAATAGAATACGCTGACAGTGACACACTGTTTACCATGCCTGAGAAAAAGCAAACCGAAGATTATATTACGGGTCGCTATGGATAA
- the phoU gene encoding phosphate signaling complex protein PhoU, with translation MRQVALNTHISGTFNIELENLRNSVLTMGGEVEQQLVNTLKAVKHNHASLAEKVVLNDLKINSMEIQIDEECLRIIAKRHPTASDLRLIMTVSKAITDIERMGDEIERIAKLVTRNKLPSSDTIKSSMLLIGERVAAMMRGTFDAFARQDEAAALEVYDQDNRIDSEYKRLLSYTTSEMQKSTDDMQDWLDVLWAMRSLERIGDRCKNVCEYVVYLTRGTDVRHTPLENMQQKLEDLT, from the coding sequence ATGCGACAGGTGGCCTTAAATACGCACATCTCTGGCACCTTTAATATTGAGTTGGAAAACTTACGGAACTCGGTATTAACCATGGGCGGAGAGGTTGAGCAGCAGTTAGTTAATACCTTAAAAGCGGTGAAGCATAACCATGCCTCATTAGCTGAAAAAGTGGTATTAAACGATTTGAAGATTAACTCGATGGAAATCCAAATCGATGAAGAGTGCCTTCGTATTATTGCCAAACGTCATCCCACGGCAAGCGACTTGCGTCTCATCATGACGGTTTCCAAAGCCATTACCGACATTGAGCGAATGGGCGATGAAATAGAGCGTATCGCCAAATTAGTTACACGCAATAAGCTTCCAAGCTCGGATACGATTAAAAGCAGCATGTTACTTATCGGCGAGCGTGTAGCGGCGATGATGCGCGGTACGTTCGATGCCTTTGCACGTCAGGATGAAGCGGCGGCGCTTGAGGTATACGATCAAGACAATCGCATTGATAGTGAGTACAAGCGGTTATTGTCCTACACCACGTCAGAAATGCAAAAAAGCACAGACGATATGCAGGATTGGCTGGATGTGTTGTGGGCAATGCGTTCATTAGAGCGGATTGGGGACAGGTGCAAAAACGTATGCGAATATGTGGTTTATCTCACTCGTGGTACCGATGTTAGGCATACGCCGCTCGAAAATATGCAGCAAAAGTTGGAAGACTTGACGTAA
- a CDS encoding inorganic phosphate transporter, with protein sequence MEFFESYGLILIILAAGVGFVMAWGIGANDVANAMGTSVGSKALTIKQAIIIAMIFEFAGAYLAGGEVTSTIRKGIIDSTFFIDIPEYLVLGMISSLLAAGIWLAVASWLGWPVSTTHSIIGAIIGFTATGVSMDAVAWGKVGGIVGSWVVTPAISGIIAYLIFMSAHKLIFQTDSPFVYAKRYVPFYMALAGFVMSLVTIKKGLKHVGLELSAVNGYLLAIAIAVALGFVGKWFIGRMKFSGSEDADLQAANVEKVFALLMVVTACSMAFAHGSNDVANAIGPLAAVVSVVTSGGEINSSATLAWWILPLGGLGIVAGLALFGHRVIKTIGQGITHLTPSRGFAAELAAACTVVIASGTGLPISTTQTLVGAVLGVGLARGVSALNLGIVRNIVVSWIVTLPAGALLSIIFFFILKAAFGVA encoded by the coding sequence GTGGAATTTTTTGAAAGTTATGGCCTAATTCTTATTATCCTTGCCGCCGGCGTTGGTTTCGTCATGGCATGGGGTATTGGAGCAAATGACGTTGCCAACGCAATGGGTACGTCGGTAGGTTCTAAAGCTTTAACTATTAAACAAGCTATTATCATTGCAATGATATTTGAGTTTGCTGGCGCCTACCTAGCCGGTGGCGAAGTAACGTCTACTATTCGAAAAGGAATTATCGACTCAACCTTCTTTATAGACATCCCTGAATACCTTGTATTGGGCATGATATCATCGCTACTAGCTGCCGGGATTTGGCTTGCTGTGGCGTCATGGTTGGGGTGGCCCGTTTCTACTACGCATTCAATTATCGGCGCTATTATTGGTTTCACTGCCACTGGCGTGAGTATGGATGCGGTAGCGTGGGGTAAAGTAGGCGGCATTGTAGGTAGTTGGGTGGTAACGCCAGCCATATCAGGCATTATCGCGTACCTTATCTTTATGAGCGCTCACAAGCTCATTTTCCAAACCGACTCACCGTTTGTTTACGCCAAGCGCTATGTGCCATTTTACATGGCGTTAGCGGGCTTCGTTATGTCATTGGTTACCATTAAGAAAGGCTTGAAGCACGTAGGTTTAGAACTGAGTGCTGTTAACGGTTATCTTTTGGCGATTGCTATTGCCGTGGCATTGGGCTTCGTGGGTAAATGGTTTATCGGCCGTATGAAGTTTAGCGGCTCTGAAGATGCCGATTTACAGGCGGCAAACGTAGAGAAAGTCTTCGCGCTGCTTATGGTTGTTACTGCATGCAGTATGGCCTTCGCCCATGGCTCGAACGACGTGGCTAATGCTATTGGTCCTCTCGCGGCAGTGGTAAGCGTGGTGACCAGCGGTGGTGAGATTAATTCAAGTGCCACTTTGGCCTGGTGGATCCTGCCGTTAGGTGGTTTAGGTATCGTAGCTGGCCTGGCTCTATTTGGTCATCGTGTTATTAAAACGATTGGTCAGGGTATTACTCACTTAACGCCAAGCCGTGGCTTTGCTGCAGAACTTGCTGCAGCCTGTACGGTGGTTATTGCATCGGGTACAGGTCTGCCAATTTCAACAACGCAAACATTGGTGGGTGCCGTGTTAGGTGTAGGTTTAGCGCGAGGCGTTTCAGCACTGAACTTGGGCATTGTGAGAAATATCGTTGTATCCTGGATTGTAACTTTGCCGGCAGGTGCACTACTTTCAATTATTTTCTTCTTCATCTTAAAAGCAGCATTCGGCGTAGCGTAA
- a CDS encoding universal stress protein: protein MKGHYKNILCVLSDSHRQDDTVAQALHIAKAHQASLTIMLSLEALPPNASMVMESFSYVDSQQTMEKQAELWLKEQAESWSENYKVSTAVTVGHPLIDVVRYVVKNNIDLVIKRAEESFLDKLFGSLDMQLFRKCPCPLWIINHKPRSQYKNVVAALDLNYHYPSHEVSIRRDLNRDILRHASQIALLEFAQLHIVHVFDAVPENIARDGFITVDNDRMETDLAKIHAEREKELEKLLNELAEELDDNVWEYLQPKNHIVHGYPRREIAATTTSLDTDIIVMGTVSRLGVPGYIMGDTAEETIHQLKCAVVGVKPRGFETPISLD from the coding sequence ATGAAAGGACATTATAAAAACATTTTATGTGTGTTGAGCGATTCTCATCGGCAGGATGACACCGTTGCCCAAGCACTGCATATCGCTAAAGCCCATCAAGCCTCGCTTACCATTATGCTCTCTTTAGAAGCATTGCCGCCTAACGCCAGCATGGTGATGGAGTCATTTTCATATGTTGATTCTCAGCAAACTATGGAAAAGCAGGCTGAACTTTGGCTTAAAGAACAGGCTGAAAGCTGGAGTGAAAACTACAAGGTTTCTACCGCTGTAACCGTGGGGCATCCACTAATTGACGTGGTGCGCTATGTGGTAAAAAACAATATAGATTTAGTCATAAAGCGGGCTGAGGAAAGCTTTTTAGATAAGCTATTTGGTAGCTTAGATATGCAGCTGTTTCGCAAATGCCCCTGCCCTTTGTGGATAATTAACCATAAACCGCGTAGCCAATACAAGAACGTGGTAGCCGCACTGGACCTTAATTACCATTATCCAAGTCACGAAGTGTCAATAAGGCGTGACCTTAACCGCGATATATTGCGACATGCAAGCCAGATAGCGCTGCTAGAGTTTGCTCAACTGCATATTGTTCACGTATTTGATGCTGTACCGGAAAATATCGCAAGAGATGGCTTTATTACCGTAGACAACGACCGAATGGAAACGGACCTTGCGAAAATTCACGCCGAGCGTGAGAAAGAATTAGAGAAGCTACTTAATGAACTAGCTGAAGAGCTTGACGACAATGTGTGGGAGTACTTACAGCCTAAAAATCACATTGTCCACGGTTACCCTCGCAGAGAAATTGCAGCCACAACCACGTCCCTTGATACTGACATTATCGTAATGGGCACAGTATCTCGCTTAGGCGTGCCTGGCTATATTATGGGTGATACCGCCGAAGAGACCATCCACCAATTGAAGTGCGCTGTCGTGGGCGTTAAGCCAAGAGGGTTTGAAACGCCTATATCGCTAGACTGA
- a CDS encoding hydrogen peroxide-inducible genes activator, giving the protein MKWPNLKHLHYLVTLHQEQHFHRAAQRCNVSQSTLSTAIQNLEEHFGSQLLEREHKTFVFTSLGLDIVERSKVLLQEAGELVEYAQNAGNWQRGTLKLGVIPTIAPFLFEGMMGAFSAFLPEINLEMQEDTTEKLLQQLTDGRLDLLILALPMETPGCKQMVLGHDPFHLIAHKDMAEQLPSPVDISGLPKKSIFLLQQEHCMTGHAVSACNLQHSDQISSVAASSLYTLVQLANSKMGYTFLPELAINQSILEHTGLKSFPAEEQGFREIGLVWRSGTTRMQLFRRIGEIISPLLPIPTLK; this is encoded by the coding sequence ATGAAATGGCCAAATCTTAAGCACCTACACTATTTGGTGACGCTTCACCAAGAGCAACACTTCCACCGCGCTGCTCAGCGTTGTAATGTAAGTCAGTCAACATTAAGTACGGCCATTCAAAATTTAGAAGAGCATTTTGGTAGTCAATTACTTGAGCGTGAACACAAGACCTTTGTTTTTACTTCATTAGGCTTAGATATTGTTGAGCGCAGTAAAGTGCTGCTGCAAGAAGCGGGGGAATTGGTCGAGTATGCTCAAAATGCGGGCAACTGGCAGCGTGGAACGCTTAAGCTTGGTGTTATACCAACAATAGCGCCGTTTCTTTTTGAAGGAATGATGGGGGCCTTCTCAGCCTTCCTTCCTGAAATTAATTTAGAAATGCAGGAAGATACCACTGAAAAGCTCTTACAACAGTTAACAGACGGTAGGTTAGATTTACTAATTTTAGCGCTTCCAATGGAAACCCCAGGGTGTAAGCAGATGGTATTGGGCCACGACCCCTTCCATCTTATAGCGCACAAAGATATGGCGGAACAACTGCCTAGTCCCGTAGATATTTCAGGTTTACCGAAAAAGAGTATTTTTCTGCTTCAGCAAGAACATTGTATGACGGGGCATGCGGTGAGCGCGTGTAATCTTCAGCATAGTGATCAAATTAGCAGTGTTGCAGCAAGTAGCCTATATACCTTGGTGCAGCTGGCAAATAGTAAAATGGGCTATACCTTCTTACCGGAACTTGCGATAAACCAGTCTATTCTTGAGCACACTGGTCTAAAAAGTTTTCCAGCAGAAGAGCAGGGCTTTCGAGAAATTGGTTTGGTATGGCGCTCAGGCACAACCCGTATGCAGCTATTCCGTCGAATTGGTGAAATTATCTCGCCACTACTGCCTATACCCACGCTGAAATAG
- the trhA gene encoding PAQR family membrane homeostasis protein TrhA, with translation MTDVKEQTKVISAKAYSVLEEWLNSITHGIGFVAAIVGLVFMLYRAEDTLALTTAAIYGSTLILVFLSSTLYHAISHQKAKGWLKLFDHSAIYLLIAGTYTPLLLVAIGGVLGITMTAIIWSLAIGGVAFKLIAQHRFPKVSVMTYLLMGWIALGLIYPLYVALPGAGLWLLVAGGLCFSVGVCFYVAKKVKYTHAIWHMFVIGGCSCHYFSIYYFVV, from the coding sequence ATGACAGACGTAAAGGAACAAACAAAAGTTATTTCTGCCAAAGCTTACTCCGTTTTAGAAGAATGGCTTAACAGCATTACTCACGGCATTGGCTTTGTTGCGGCGATTGTAGGTTTAGTCTTCATGCTGTACCGCGCAGAAGACACGCTTGCCTTAACTACCGCTGCTATTTATGGCTCTACACTTATTTTGGTGTTTCTGAGTTCAACCCTTTATCACGCAATTTCTCATCAAAAAGCGAAGGGATGGCTTAAACTATTTGACCACAGTGCAATATACTTATTGATAGCAGGTACTTACACACCGCTTTTATTAGTGGCAATAGGTGGCGTACTAGGTATTACCATGACTGCAATTATTTGGAGTCTTGCGATTGGTGGAGTGGCATTTAAATTAATTGCGCAACACCGCTTCCCAAAAGTATCGGTCATGACCTATTTGCTAATGGGCTGGATTGCACTGGGACTTATCTACCCACTTTATGTCGCCCTTCCAGGTGCTGGTCTTTGGTTATTGGTAGCAGGCGGCCTGTGTTTCAGCGTAGGTGTGTGCTTTTATGTGGCGAAAAAGGTAAAGTATACCCATGCTATTTGGCACATGTTCGTTATTGGCGGATGTAGCTGCCATTACTTTTCTATTTATTATTTTGTCGTGTAA
- a CDS encoding MarR family winged helix-turn-helix transcriptional regulator: MSELLKLENQLCHRFYTLSNAFTRAYRPLLKALDITYPQYVTLMALWETDHITIAELLERTAIDGGAMSLILKKLEDKDFLMVNKDETDKRVKRVQLTKMGKEKKTIAEEVPAQMLCKLKGMSAEESRELVKLLDKLGGCFQNAEL; encoded by the coding sequence GTGTCAGAATTGTTAAAGTTAGAAAATCAGCTTTGTCATCGGTTTTATACGCTGTCAAACGCGTTTACTCGCGCCTACAGGCCTCTTCTAAAAGCGCTAGATATTACCTACCCTCAATACGTAACCTTAATGGCGCTTTGGGAAACTGATCACATTACTATTGCTGAACTTCTAGAGAGAACCGCCATTGACGGAGGAGCAATGTCCCTAATACTTAAAAAACTTGAGGACAAGGACTTCTTAATGGTTAATAAAGATGAAACCGACAAACGTGTTAAACGCGTACAGCTCACTAAAATGGGAAAAGAAAAGAAAACCATAGCAGAAGAAGTACCGGCGCAAATGTTGTGCAAACTCAAAGGTATGAGTGCAGAAGAAAGCCGCGAATTGGTTAAACTACTCGACAAATTAGGCGGCTGTTTTCAGAACGCTGAGTTGTAA
- a CDS encoding organic hydroperoxide resistance protein — protein sequence MHKLQQVVYTGTATATGGREGTAKSSDGKLDLDLSTPKELGGAGGEGTNPEQMFAAGYSACFIGALKHVAASQKIKLADDISVTGDVSIGPIDQGFAIAVKLTVDLGDMDKTQAQSLVDTAHQVCPYSNATRGNIEVDINLA from the coding sequence ATGCATAAGCTTCAACAAGTGGTTTATACCGGTACTGCAACCGCAACGGGTGGCCGTGAAGGAACGGCCAAATCAAGCGATGGTAAGCTAGACCTTGACCTGTCTACACCCAAAGAGCTGGGAGGCGCAGGTGGTGAAGGTACTAACCCCGAACAGATGTTTGCAGCAGGTTATTCAGCGTGTTTTATTGGCGCGCTTAAACACGTGGCTGCATCGCAAAAAATAAAGTTAGCTGACGACATAAGTGTTACCGGTGATGTATCAATTGGCCCCATTGATCAAGGCTTCGCCATTGCGGTAAAGCTGACGGTAGATTTAGGGGATATGGATAAAACCCAAGCGCAAAGTTTGGTAGATACTGCGCATCAGGTATGCCCATATTCAAACGCAACCCGCGGTAATATTGAAGTAGATATCAATCTAGCCTAA
- a CDS encoding M1 family metallopeptidase, with protein sequence MKKYGVLATFVCAPVLFACSDNSSVDTAKTDKEQAVNESAVLNVEAEKRDDATIASGVDYHSFANPNEVRVTHLSLDLTANFETKQLVGDVTLDVKRAKPENNTLVLDTRALDIDSVTVNGESVPFEIGKTDPDLGTPLTITLPSAANSVTVAYSTSPDASGVQWLTPAQTAGKQHPFLFTQAQAVHARSFIPLQDSPQVRVTYDAIIKTPEALLAVMSASNDPTTKRDGEYEFTMPQPIPSYLIALAIGDLKFKAMGERTGVYAEPALLESAAKEFEDTEAMLEVTEETYGPYQWDRYDLLILPPSFPFGGMENPRLSFITPTVIAGDKSLVSLIAHELAHSWSGNTVTNATWRDLWLNEGFTTYLTYRIMEMIYGHDRFKKEAVLGYQDLENDIAALDENDEILAIDLRGRNPDDVFSNIPYEKGALFLREIEQKIGRENFDAFLMQYFKDFAFKSITTDTFIAYLDETLLKQYPDKLDAKRINTWIFEPGLPEDAPQPESDAFTKIDDTRTAWLSGDVNAADIETAQWTVHEWLYFLNNMPETLTEPQLAELDKAFSLTSTKNNEIAHSWLMIAVENNYQPAFDRLYTYLVSIGRNKLVKPLYRELSKTPDGKAFAKRAFEEAKPGYHPLTVRANEGYVN encoded by the coding sequence ATGAAAAAATACGGAGTACTGGCTACATTCGTATGCGCGCCTGTGTTGTTCGCGTGCAGTGATAACAGCAGTGTAGACACAGCGAAAACAGATAAAGAGCAGGCCGTCAATGAAAGCGCGGTCTTGAATGTCGAAGCAGAAAAACGCGACGATGCTACCATTGCGTCTGGCGTAGACTATCATTCGTTTGCGAACCCTAATGAAGTTCGGGTTACGCACTTAAGCCTAGACCTCACCGCAAATTTCGAGACCAAACAGCTCGTTGGCGATGTAACACTTGATGTAAAGCGCGCAAAGCCTGAAAACAATACGTTGGTATTGGATACACGCGCTCTAGACATCGACAGTGTCACTGTTAATGGTGAAAGCGTTCCCTTTGAAATAGGCAAGACCGATCCTGATTTAGGTACGCCTCTTACCATTACGTTACCTAGCGCTGCGAATTCAGTAACCGTAGCCTATTCCACATCACCTGACGCCTCTGGCGTGCAGTGGTTAACGCCAGCACAAACGGCAGGTAAACAGCATCCGTTTCTATTTACACAAGCCCAAGCGGTTCACGCACGAAGCTTTATTCCCCTTCAAGATTCACCACAGGTGCGCGTGACCTATGACGCGATCATAAAAACACCTGAAGCTCTGTTGGCGGTAATGAGCGCGTCGAACGACCCTACAACAAAGCGCGACGGCGAATATGAGTTCACCATGCCACAGCCTATTCCGTCGTATCTTATTGCGTTGGCAATCGGTGATCTGAAGTTTAAAGCCATGGGTGAACGTACTGGTGTGTATGCAGAGCCAGCACTTCTTGAAAGCGCAGCGAAAGAGTTTGAAGACACTGAAGCGATGCTTGAAGTAACAGAAGAAACCTATGGTCCCTACCAGTGGGATCGTTATGACCTGCTTATTCTACCGCCGTCGTTCCCGTTTGGTGGCATGGAAAACCCTCGCTTGTCGTTTATCACACCAACGGTTATTGCCGGTGATAAGAGCTTGGTTTCATTGATTGCCCACGAACTTGCACACAGCTGGTCGGGCAACACCGTAACTAACGCAACGTGGCGCGATCTGTGGTTAAACGAGGGGTTCACCACTTATTTAACTTACAGAATTATGGAAATGATCTATGGTCATGATCGTTTTAAAAAAGAAGCAGTGCTAGGTTATCAAGACTTAGAGAACGATATTGCAGCGTTAGATGAAAACGACGAGATCTTAGCTATCGACCTTCGTGGCCGCAACCCAGACGATGTTTTCTCGAATATTCCCTATGAAAAAGGCGCACTATTTTTACGTGAAATTGAGCAAAAAATAGGTCGCGAAAACTTTGACGCGTTTTTAATGCAGTACTTTAAAGACTTTGCTTTTAAGAGCATAACCACCGACACATTTATCGCTTATTTAGATGAAACTCTATTGAAGCAATACCCAGATAAACTCGATGCTAAGCGCATAAATACTTGGATTTTCGAACCGGGTCTTCCGGAAGATGCACCTCAGCCAGAATCTGATGCTTTCACCAAAATCGATGATACACGCACGGCATGGCTTTCAGGTGATGTAAACGCGGCGGATATAGAAACGGCACAATGGACGGTACACGAGTGGTTATACTTCCTGAACAATATGCCTGAAACATTGACTGAGCCACAGCTTGCTGAATTGGACAAGGCATTTTCGTTAACGTCAACAAAGAACAACGAAATTGCTCATAGCTGGCTGATGATCGCGGTAGAAAATAACTACCAACCTGCTTTTGATCGTTTGTACACCTATCTAGTGTCGATAGGACGCAATAAACTGGTTAAGCCGCTGTATCGTGAGCTATCAAAAACGCCCGACGGCAAGGCGTTTGCGAAGCGCGCCTTTGAAGAAGCGAAACCGGGCTATCACCCGCTCACCGTTAGAGCCAATGAGGGATACGTAAACTAA
- a CDS encoding redoxin domain-containing protein has translation MYTQKMHPAATFPEVSVTLSTGETVSLTNKEEGCDWKMVVVFRGKHCPICTKYLNKLEDFTGRLREMNIDVVAVSGDSKAQLDEHLDELSINFPIACGLSQSDMEKLGLYISEPRSEKETDHNFAEPALFVLNSDNEIHIAEIANAPFVRPDLEQLVSGLEFIRNPDNNYPIRGTLKS, from the coding sequence ATGTATACACAAAAAATGCACCCAGCCGCCACTTTTCCTGAAGTTAGCGTTACATTATCAACTGGTGAAACGGTATCGTTGACTAACAAAGAAGAGGGATGCGACTGGAAAATGGTCGTCGTTTTTCGCGGCAAGCATTGCCCGATCTGTACTAAATACTTAAATAAACTCGAAGACTTCACTGGCCGCCTTCGTGAAATGAATATTGATGTAGTTGCAGTAAGCGGCGATAGCAAAGCACAGCTTGACGAACATCTTGATGAGCTATCCATAAACTTCCCTATTGCATGTGGTTTATCACAAAGTGATATGGAAAAGCTTGGCTTATACATTTCTGAACCACGCTCAGAAAAAGAAACCGATCATAACTTCGCTGAACCCGCGTTATTTGTGCTTAACAGTGACAACGAAATTCATATTGCTGAAATTGCCAACGCGCCTTTTGTTCGTCCGGATTTGGAACAGTTGGTGTCGGGCTTAGAGTTTATTCGTAACCCCGATAACAATTATCCTATTCGCGGCACGCTTAAAAGCTAA